One segment of candidate division KSB1 bacterium DNA contains the following:
- a CDS encoding DUF3883 domain-containing protein: MPEHNIEPNDVLEAPFWPEPVRVLTVKAFGSRVQIEAVGTNTQQFFTRILSQADLAQVRVLSAAMQEFSGDAEAFFLAMEAHRIRFAYQFDPLFAVNVSQVDPLPHQIEAIYHYLLRNPRLRFLLADDPGAGKTIMAGLLVKELKYRGLVRRTLIVVPGHLKDQWRREMKERFAETFTLVDRAVMNATWGHNVWQEQPQIITSMDFAKQDDVMAALGETHWDLVIVDEAHKMAAYRYGEKTNKTERYRFGELVSRIGQFLLLLTATPHRGDPENFRLFLDLLEPGMFANTDLLLESVQKRENSLFLRRLKEDLRDFDGRPLFPPRHVFTRPYRLNDEEKRLYNAVTEYVEKSYNQALASEKRNVAFALLILQRRLASSVRAIRRSLERRKERLEELLKLGQWLAEGGRVDEETLEDAPEAERLRQEEELVERLTAAETREELEAEIQTLAGLVRLAREAERQEIETKLTELRRVMEDESIKQRSEKLLIFTESRETLDYLVEKLRGWGYAVVTLHGGMNLDARIHSEHEFREAAQVMVSTEAGGEGINLQFCSLMVNYDIPWNPNRLEQRMGRIHRYGQQKEVHIYNLVAADTREGSVLRALFEKLERIREAMGSDRVFDVIGEVIPGRSLKDLIVEAIAQRRTLDEIVAEIQAVPDERALQKTREAALEALATRHIDLQRVLGEERRARENRLVPEYIERFFERACHFLAVSLEKRRDGLWRVPSVPYELRNVSLEFKQRFGEVFHEYTRIAFDKKNARSHAAVFVAPGHPLLETLLESILARCKSEVQSGAVFADPDGRLDGWLWFVQGELRDGNNQVAGKRIFVVFHPANGGRLRLVNSSILWDLKSLPGHSAPESLPVRDEIITFAVDHVLESYRAEILQEREREARIKQKYGLRSLEQMILASEARLIEYEIRCASGELVPEVEMINERRRKEEYETRKRALEEDILRQKSLLPSTPEIIGVARIVPQASEDPAMRSDAEIEAIGMQVAMAYEREHGRTPEDVSLQDLGYDLRSQAPDGSLRYIEVKAHATTGAILLTPNEWLMAQRLGDEYWLYVVENAATTPTLYSIRNPAAKLSADEVVEIVRFVVKDWKEAATNEGT, translated from the coding sequence ATGCCTGAGCATAATATTGAACCCAATGATGTTTTAGAAGCGCCCTTCTGGCCGGAACCGGTCCGCGTGCTGACCGTGAAGGCTTTCGGCAGCCGCGTCCAGATCGAAGCCGTGGGAACAAACACGCAGCAATTCTTTACTCGTATTCTCTCCCAGGCCGATCTGGCGCAAGTGCGCGTGCTCTCTGCGGCCATGCAGGAATTTTCTGGAGACGCCGAGGCCTTTTTTCTGGCCATGGAGGCTCACCGCATCCGCTTTGCCTATCAGTTTGATCCCCTGTTTGCCGTCAACGTCTCGCAGGTGGATCCCCTGCCCCATCAGATCGAGGCAATTTATCACTACCTTTTGCGCAATCCGCGCCTGCGTTTTCTGCTGGCCGATGATCCGGGGGCAGGCAAGACCATCATGGCCGGGCTGCTGGTAAAGGAACTCAAGTACCGCGGCCTGGTCCGGCGCACCCTGATTGTGGTGCCGGGACATTTGAAAGACCAGTGGCGGCGAGAAATGAAGGAGCGGTTTGCGGAAACCTTCACCCTGGTTGACCGTGCCGTCATGAATGCCACCTGGGGGCACAACGTCTGGCAGGAGCAGCCGCAGATCATCACCTCCATGGACTTCGCCAAGCAGGATGACGTCATGGCAGCCCTGGGCGAAACCCACTGGGATTTGGTGATTGTGGACGAGGCCCACAAGATGGCGGCCTACCGCTACGGTGAAAAGACCAATAAAACCGAACGGTATCGCTTTGGCGAGCTTGTTTCCCGCATCGGTCAGTTCCTCTTGCTTTTGACCGCCACACCGCATCGCGGCGACCCCGAAAATTTCCGTCTCTTTCTCGACCTCCTGGAGCCGGGAATGTTTGCCAATACCGACCTGCTTTTGGAATCGGTGCAAAAGCGGGAAAATTCTTTATTTCTCCGCCGCCTGAAAGAAGACCTGCGCGATTTTGACGGCCGGCCGCTGTTTCCACCACGCCATGTCTTCACCCGGCCTTATCGCCTGAATGACGAGGAAAAGCGCCTCTATAACGCCGTCACCGAATACGTGGAAAAATCCTACAACCAGGCGCTGGCCAGCGAGAAGCGCAACGTGGCCTTTGCATTGCTGATCCTGCAACGACGCCTGGCCTCCAGCGTACGTGCCATCCGCCGCTCGCTGGAACGGCGCAAAGAACGCCTGGAGGAACTCCTGAAACTGGGCCAATGGCTGGCCGAGGGGGGACGGGTGGATGAGGAGACGCTGGAAGACGCGCCTGAGGCGGAGCGCCTGCGTCAGGAAGAAGAGCTTGTCGAACGGCTGACCGCCGCAGAAACCCGCGAGGAACTGGAAGCCGAGATTCAGACCCTGGCCGGCCTGGTGCGTCTGGCGCGCGAGGCTGAGCGCCAGGAAATTGAGACCAAGCTCACTGAATTGCGCCGGGTGATGGAGGATGAGTCCATCAAGCAACGGAGTGAAAAACTACTGATCTTTACCGAGTCGCGGGAGACCCTGGACTATCTGGTTGAAAAGCTGCGCGGCTGGGGCTATGCCGTGGTCACCTTGCACGGCGGGATGAATCTCGACGCCCGCATCCACTCCGAGCACGAGTTCCGTGAAGCAGCGCAGGTGATGGTCTCCACCGAGGCCGGCGGCGAAGGCATCAACCTGCAATTCTGCTCCCTGATGGTCAATTACGATATTCCCTGGAATCCCAACCGCCTGGAACAGCGCATGGGCCGCATTCACCGCTACGGCCAGCAAAAGGAAGTCCACATCTACAATCTGGTCGCCGCCGACACACGCGAAGGCAGTGTCTTGCGTGCCCTTTTTGAAAAACTGGAAAGAATCCGGGAAGCCATGGGCAGCGACCGGGTGTTCGACGTCATCGGCGAGGTCATCCCAGGCCGCAGCCTGAAAGACTTGATTGTCGAAGCCATTGCGCAACGCCGGACTTTGGATGAGATTGTGGCCGAAATCCAGGCCGTCCCCGATGAACGCGCGTTGCAAAAAACCCGCGAAGCGGCGCTGGAAGCCCTCGCCACCCGGCATATTGACCTGCAACGCGTTCTGGGCGAAGAGCGCCGTGCCCGCGAAAACCGCCTGGTTCCCGAATACATTGAGCGATTTTTCGAGCGTGCTTGCCACTTTCTTGCTGTCTCCCTGGAAAAACGTCGCGACGGCCTGTGGCGCGTCCCCTCCGTGCCGTACGAGCTGCGCAACGTTTCACTGGAGTTCAAGCAAAGATTTGGCGAGGTCTTTCACGAGTACACCAGGATCGCGTTTGACAAAAAAAACGCCCGCAGCCACGCAGCCGTGTTTGTGGCCCCTGGTCACCCCTTGTTGGAAACCCTCCTCGAGAGCATTCTTGCCCGCTGTAAATCAGAGGTCCAGAGCGGTGCGGTGTTCGCCGACCCGGACGGACGACTGGACGGCTGGCTCTGGTTTGTGCAGGGGGAACTGCGCGACGGTAACAATCAGGTGGCTGGCAAACGCATTTTTGTGGTTTTTCATCCTGCCAATGGCGGTCGCTTGCGACTGGTCAATAGCTCCATCCTCTGGGATCTTAAATCTCTCCCCGGCCACTCAGCACCGGAAAGCCTGCCCGTCAGGGACGAAATCATTACCTTTGCTGTTGATCATGTCCTGGAATCCTACCGTGCCGAGATTCTCCAGGAGCGCGAACGGGAAGCCCGTATTAAACAGAAATATGGCCTGCGCTCCCTGGAGCAGATGATCCTCGCTTCGGAGGCCCGGCTCATTGAGTACGAAATACGTTGCGCCAGCGGCGAACTGGTGCCCGAGGTAGAGATGATCAACGAACGACGCCGGAAAGAGGAATACGAAACACGAAAGCGCGCGCTTGAAGAGGATATTCTCCGCCAAAAGAGCCTGCTACCCAGTACCCCTGAAATTATTGGCGTGGCGCGGATCGTGCCTCAAGCCAGCGAGGACCCGGCCATGCGCTCCGATGCCGAGATCGAGGCCATCGGCATGCAAGTGGCCATGGCATACGAACGTGAGCACGGCCGCACCCCCGAGGATGTCTCTCTACAGGACCTGGGCTACGACCTCCGTTCCCAGGCTCCGGACGGCTCGCTACGCTACATCGAGGTCAAGGCACACGCCACTACCGGCGCAATTTTGCTGACTCCCAACGAGTGGCTCATGGCGCAACGGCTGGGCGATGAATACTGGCTCTATGTGGTGGAAAACGCCGCGACCACACCTACGCTCTACAGCATCCGCAACCCGGCTGCGAAGCTGAGTGCCGATGAGGTCGTGGAGATCGTCCGCTTTGTGGTGAAAGATTGGAAGGAGGCAGCAACGAATGAGGGAACGTGA
- a CDS encoding DUF499 domain-containing protein codes for MMKSWTQVTTPHIDIRTGRLDESVFAADLSDVVAGRGPLEYRDAATFFRKTYPTQGLLNLLAAMRGRLSGAGSGEAVIQIQTPFGGGKTHSLIALYHFIKHGEELSKLGAVAEILKRAGAGSVPKAAAVTFVGTNVDALTGRTPWGELARQLGKYDLLQEHDKKRRAPGKDLLHRILGAQPTLILMDEIAEYAVKAKDFRDQVVAFYQELTETVKVLPRCALVVTLPSSAPYGESGERALHELQQVFKRVESIKTPVEGEEIYEVIRRRLFEDMGDPQEIRRTAEEFFELYRQQGDDLPKEVREPAYRERIRKAYPFHPELIDVLFERWSTFPDFQRTRGVLRLLANVVSELYQKQHPAPLILPAHLNLANPAVRAEFVRHIGNEYLGVIASDIADGNAKAERVDREMGSEYARFGVAGGLARAIFFGSFSGSEKRGVGIQRLRLALLQPGLPAAIIADALRRLEEELWYLHVEGGSYQFSSQPNLNRVIVEKEEAVRPEQITEEMRARLEKLAGAELRVTLWPQTSQDVPDTKELKLAMLSPEYTRKAAESETFARELLEKCGQTFRTYRNTLLLLTTDAGELASARQQIKRYLTYRAIRDDKALLRQLSEENKKGLDNKLKDAESGIAHQLLSAYRHLAKADEQGYRWLDLGLPTVGARPSLAHRVREYLCGEDLLLAKISPRRILEKALREGEQEKPVDEIYEAFLRYPNLPMLERKEVLLEAVAQGVQEGTFGVRIGERVFLRERPSLSESDAEAILVREPMMPYQPSSGTTGVEQVGTQPPSKVAEVDSKPTQPAAMTTRTIHAYHLQATIPWDKFSEFVRGVVMPIRQDGAELKVEVRLEARAEGGIKQATLEQKVRETLRQIRATIMEEKAE; via the coding sequence ATGATGAAATCCTGGACGCAAGTGACCACCCCGCACATTGATATCCGCACCGGCAGGCTGGATGAGTCGGTTTTTGCCGCCGACCTTTCCGACGTGGTGGCCGGGCGCGGGCCGCTGGAATACCGCGACGCAGCCACCTTCTTCCGCAAAACCTACCCGACCCAGGGGCTTTTGAACCTGCTGGCAGCGATGCGGGGTCGGTTGTCCGGCGCCGGCAGCGGTGAGGCAGTCATTCAAATTCAAACCCCCTTCGGTGGCGGAAAAACTCATAGCCTCATCGCGCTGTATCACTTCATCAAGCACGGGGAGGAGCTGAGCAAATTGGGGGCAGTGGCCGAGATTCTCAAGCGCGCCGGCGCGGGCTCCGTGCCAAAGGCGGCGGCGGTGACCTTCGTGGGCACGAACGTGGACGCGCTCACGGGGCGGACACCCTGGGGCGAGTTGGCCCGGCAATTGGGAAAATACGATCTCCTGCAAGAGCATGACAAGAAACGCCGCGCCCCGGGCAAGGACCTGCTCCACAGAATTCTGGGCGCACAGCCCACGCTGATTTTGATGGACGAGATCGCCGAGTACGCGGTCAAGGCCAAAGATTTCCGCGACCAGGTGGTGGCGTTTTATCAAGAGCTGACTGAGACAGTGAAGGTGTTGCCGCGCTGTGCGCTGGTGGTAACCCTGCCCTCCAGCGCCCCCTATGGCGAGAGTGGCGAGCGGGCACTGCACGAACTGCAGCAGGTGTTCAAGCGCGTGGAGAGTATTAAGACGCCGGTGGAAGGGGAGGAAATCTACGAGGTCATCCGCCGGCGGCTGTTTGAGGACATGGGCGATCCGCAGGAAATTCGCCGAACCGCCGAGGAGTTTTTTGAGCTATACCGGCAGCAAGGCGATGATCTGCCCAAAGAGGTGCGCGAGCCGGCCTACCGCGAGCGGATACGCAAGGCCTATCCGTTTCATCCCGAACTCATTGACGTGCTGTTCGAGCGTTGGAGCACCTTCCCCGATTTCCAACGCACCCGCGGGGTGCTGCGCCTGCTGGCGAACGTGGTGAGCGAGCTTTACCAGAAGCAGCACCCGGCACCGCTGATTTTGCCCGCCCACCTCAACCTCGCCAACCCGGCGGTGCGCGCGGAATTTGTGCGCCACATCGGCAACGAGTACTTAGGGGTGATTGCCTCGGACATCGCGGACGGGAATGCCAAAGCGGAAAGGGTTGATCGCGAAATGGGCTCCGAGTACGCCCGTTTTGGCGTGGCCGGGGGCCTGGCGCGGGCCATCTTTTTTGGTTCTTTCAGCGGCAGCGAAAAGCGCGGCGTGGGAATTCAGCGGCTGCGCCTGGCGCTGTTGCAACCGGGGCTGCCTGCGGCGATCATCGCCGACGCCTTGCGCCGGCTGGAGGAGGAGCTGTGGTACCTGCACGTGGAGGGCGGCAGCTACCAGTTTTCCAGCCAGCCCAATCTCAATCGCGTCATCGTGGAAAAAGAAGAAGCGGTGCGGCCTGAGCAGATCACCGAGGAGATGCGGGCACGGCTGGAGAAACTCGCCGGCGCCGAGCTGCGGGTTACTCTTTGGCCGCAGACCTCGCAGGATGTCCCGGACACGAAAGAACTGAAACTGGCGATGCTTTCGCCGGAATACACGCGCAAAGCGGCCGAGAGCGAAACCTTTGCCCGCGAACTGCTCGAAAAATGCGGGCAGACCTTTCGCACCTACCGCAACACCCTGCTTCTCCTGACTACGGATGCCGGCGAACTGGCCAGCGCCCGCCAGCAGATTAAGCGCTACCTGACCTATCGCGCCATTCGCGACGACAAAGCCCTGCTGCGGCAGCTCTCCGAGGAGAACAAAAAGGGATTGGACAACAAGCTCAAAGATGCCGAAAGCGGAATTGCGCACCAGTTATTGAGCGCCTATCGGCACCTGGCCAAAGCCGATGAACAAGGCTACCGCTGGTTGGACCTCGGCCTGCCCACGGTGGGCGCCAGGCCTTCGCTCGCTCATCGGGTGCGCGAGTATCTGTGCGGGGAAGACCTGCTGCTTGCCAAAATCTCGCCCAGGCGCATTCTGGAAAAAGCCTTGCGAGAGGGGGAACAGGAAAAACCCGTGGACGAAATCTACGAGGCGTTTTTGAGATATCCGAATCTTCCCATGCTGGAGCGTAAAGAGGTGCTGCTGGAAGCCGTGGCGCAAGGCGTGCAGGAAGGAACGTTCGGGGTGAGGATTGGTGAGCGCGTTTTCCTCCGCGAAAGGCCATCGCTATCTGAGTCTGACGCGGAGGCCATTCTCGTGCGTGAGCCGATGATGCCCTATCAGCCCTCCTCAGGAACAACCGGCGTAGAACAGGTGGGAACACAACCGCCGTCGAAGGTTGCTGAAGTTGATAGTAAGCCAACTCAGCCCGCTGCGATGACGACCAGGACCATACACGCCTACCACTTGCAGGCAACCATCCCGTGGGATAAATTCTCCGAGTTCGTCCGTGGGGTCGTCATGCCCATTCGGCAAGACGGTGCTGAGTTAAAAGTTGAGGTCAGGCTGGAAGCTCGAGCGGAAGGCGGCATCAAACAAGCAACCCTCGAGCAAAAGGTCAGAGAAACGCTCCGCCAGATTCGCGCTACGATCATGGAGGAGAAGGCCGAATGA
- a CDS encoding DUF1156 domain-containing protein, producing MKEKSMQRLIETDFPLRKVSEESVREKNIRHGHISTLHIWWARRPLAASRATALAALLPDDVKRREEFLRLIREIAPWEAVSGKGSESPAIEKARDLIRKAFGGRAPRVLDPFAGGGAIPLEALRLGCETYANDLNPVAVLLNKAVLEYPQKFGRPDAMSFVPLPPPAKGEKKGITQDFLEGMERQNAQNPLLEAVKAWGDWVLEEARKELERFYPKDPDGSIPVGYIWARTLPCQNPSCGAEIPLMRQTWLAKKDKKKVALRLVPRRTAKRLDVEIVGQNGERIDFDPEEGTVSRAHVRCPLCGGTMDDKTTRRLFREGQSGQRLMAVVLHHPGRSGKTYRLPTEADLAAYRAAEEALVGARQRLAREWGLDPVPDEPMPPLETLGFRVQRYGMTRWGDLFNARQKLALITFADAVRRAHREMIAQGADPEFAKAVATYLALTFDKLSMFTSSNCTWKVDTTQVINAFVGRQAIQMTWDYFEMVPVSGVSASWSNLIDICADSLSIVPTRQRDERILGPGTDSSIPIVLSGSATALPWPDNFFDAVLTDPPYYDNVPYSDLSDFFYVWLKRTVGDLYPDLFATPLTPKSQEMVADASKAGGMEQAKRRFEEMLTQAFGEIARVLKPEGIAVIVFAHKTTEAWETVISALLEAGLYLTASWPIHTEMQARLRAQESAALASSIYMVCRKRPAQAPIGEYPSVRREIEERVRQKLAQFWDEGIRGADFFMSAIGPAVQAFGKYARVEKLSGEQVTVAELLEYVRKVVAEFALSRILQNAQLGGVDALTRFYLLWRWTYNHARVPFDEARKLASGVGVELTEAWLPGGLVQKDKEYVRVLSPQERGKDSRFAKKTEFVAMVDALQRACILWEQNRQKELHEHLALNYGTNEVFWQVAQAISEVLPEGDKEKQALQGLLYGRKSYRLEQQRRLFEEQ from the coding sequence ATGAAAGAAAAGTCAATGCAACGCCTCATCGAAACCGACTTCCCCCTGCGCAAGGTCTCCGAAGAATCCGTGCGGGAGAAGAACATCCGCCACGGGCATATCTCCACGCTGCACATTTGGTGGGCGCGCCGACCCCTGGCCGCCTCGCGGGCCACAGCGCTGGCAGCCCTGTTGCCAGATGATGTAAAGCGCCGGGAAGAGTTTCTGCGACTGATTCGCGAGATTGCCCCCTGGGAGGCGGTTTCGGGCAAGGGCAGCGAGTCTCCTGCCATTGAAAAGGCGCGAGACCTCATCCGCAAGGCCTTTGGCGGCCGCGCCCCGCGCGTGCTCGACCCGTTTGCCGGCGGCGGAGCCATCCCGCTGGAGGCGCTGCGCCTGGGTTGCGAAACCTACGCCAATGACCTCAACCCGGTGGCGGTGCTGCTCAACAAGGCGGTGCTGGAGTACCCGCAGAAGTTCGGCCGGCCTGATGCAATGTCCTTCGTACCCCTGCCGCCACCAGCAAAGGGGGAGAAAAAGGGTATCACGCAAGACTTTCTTGAGGGCATGGAGCGGCAAAACGCGCAAAACCCCCTGCTTGAGGCGGTCAAAGCCTGGGGAGATTGGGTGCTGGAAGAAGCCCGCAAGGAGTTGGAGCGCTTCTACCCGAAAGACCCCGATGGTTCGATTCCTGTTGGCTACATCTGGGCGCGCACGCTGCCCTGCCAGAACCCATCTTGCGGTGCCGAAATCCCGCTCATGCGCCAGACCTGGCTGGCGAAAAAGGACAAAAAGAAGGTTGCCCTGCGGCTGGTCCCACGCCGCACTGCCAAGCGTCTTGATGTCGAGATCGTGGGGCAGAACGGCGAACGGATAGACTTTGACCCCGAAGAGGGCACCGTTTCGCGCGCCCATGTGCGCTGCCCGCTGTGCGGCGGGACCATGGACGACAAGACCACCCGGCGGCTTTTCCGCGAGGGCCAATCGGGCCAGCGCCTGATGGCGGTGGTGCTCCACCACCCGGGGCGTTCGGGCAAGACCTACCGCCTGCCCACCGAAGCCGACCTTGCCGCCTACCGCGCCGCCGAAGAAGCGCTGGTAGGGGCAAGGCAGCGCCTTGCCCGGGAATGGGGCCTGGACCCCGTGCCAGATGAACCGATGCCGCCATTGGAAACACTGGGCTTTCGCGTGCAACGCTACGGCATGACGCGCTGGGGCGACCTATTCAACGCCCGGCAGAAGCTGGCGCTGATTACCTTTGCCGATGCGGTGCGCCGCGCCCATAGAGAAATGATCGCCCAGGGCGCCGATCCCGAATTCGCCAAGGCGGTGGCGACGTATCTGGCGCTAACTTTTGACAAACTCTCAATGTTTACGAGTTCAAACTGTACCTGGAAGGTAGACACGACCCAGGTAATAAATGCTTTTGTGGGACGCCAAGCAATTCAAATGACTTGGGACTATTTTGAAATGGTCCCCGTTTCTGGTGTAAGTGCGAGTTGGAGCAATCTCATTGACATATGTGCGGATTCTTTGTCCATTGTGCCCACGAGACAAAGAGATGAGCGAATATTGGGGCCTGGCACCGATTCATCCATTCCAATTGTCCTGAGTGGCTCCGCCACCGCACTCCCCTGGCCGGACAACTTCTTCGACGCCGTGCTCACCGACCCGCCCTACTACGACAACGTGCCCTATAGCGACCTTTCGGACTTTTTCTACGTTTGGCTCAAGCGCACCGTGGGCGACCTCTACCCCGACCTCTTCGCCACGCCGCTCACACCCAAGTCTCAAGAAATGGTCGCCGACGCCAGCAAAGCCGGCGGGATGGAGCAAGCCAAGCGCCGCTTTGAAGAAATGCTCACCCAAGCCTTCGGCGAGATCGCCCGGGTGCTCAAGCCCGAGGGCATTGCCGTCATCGTCTTTGCCCACAAGACCACCGAGGCCTGGGAGACGGTCATCAGTGCGCTTTTGGAAGCCGGCCTCTACCTCACCGCTTCCTGGCCCATCCACACCGAGATGCAGGCGCGGCTGCGGGCGCAGGAATCAGCGGCGCTGGCTTCCAGCATCTACATGGTCTGCCGCAAGCGACCGGCACAAGCCCCCATCGGCGAATACCCCAGCGTGCGCCGGGAGATCGAGGAGCGGGTGCGCCAGAAACTGGCGCAGTTCTGGGACGAGGGCATCCGCGGGGCGGACTTTTTTATGAGCGCCATCGGCCCGGCGGTGCAAGCCTTTGGCAAATACGCCCGCGTGGAGAAACTCTCCGGCGAGCAGGTCACGGTGGCGGAGCTTTTGGAGTACGTGCGCAAGGTGGTGGCCGAGTTTGCCTTGAGCCGCATCCTGCAAAACGCGCAACTGGGCGGGGTGGACGCGCTCACCCGCTTTTACCTGCTCTGGCGCTGGACCTACAACCACGCCCGCGTGCCGTTTGACGAGGCGCGTAAACTTGCCTCCGGCGTGGGCGTGGAACTGACCGAGGCCTGGCTCCCGGGCGGGCTGGTGCAGAAGGATAAAGAATACGTGCGGGTGCTCTCTCCGCAGGAGCGGGGCAAAGACAGCCGCTTTGCGAAGAAAACCGAGTTTGTCGCCATGGTGGATGCATTGCAGCGGGCCTGCATTCTGTGGGAGCAGAACCGGCAAAAGGAACTTCATGAACATCTTGCGCTCAATTACGGCACCAACGAAGTTTTCTGGCAGGTGGCGCAGGCCATCAGCGAGGTGCTGCCCGAGGGCGACAAGGAAAAGCAGGCCCTGCAAGGGCTGCTCTATGGCCGCAAAAGTTACAGACTGGAACAACAACGTCGTTTATTTGAGGAGCAATAA